A genomic region of Janthinobacterium lividum contains the following coding sequences:
- a CDS encoding flagellar basal body P-ring protein FlgI: MKFRSALPLAAMLAALSGFALPASAAQVLRNLVSIEGVRDNPLVGYGLVVGLNGSGDTTQVKFSSQSVVNMLKQFGVKMPDGAESKSKNVATVMVSAVFPPGYRRGQAIDVTVSSLGDAKSLRGGTLLLTQLRAADNETYALAQGNVVVGGLNATGKSGSSVTVNTPTSGRIPNGGNIEREILSDFSTKPTVTLNLRHPHFETAINIVEAVNRRFGAVATTSDATSVEVLAPENPTQRVAFMAKLEALSVDVGVDTPKVVFNSRTGTVVIAEGLRVKAAAVTHGSLKVVISESSAVSQPAPFGRGQTTVTPQSKVSVDQGNGNMFKWPAGAKLQSIIDVVNSLGASPDDIMAILQALDQAGAIEGELVVI; this comes from the coding sequence ATGAAATTTCGTTCCGCCCTGCCCCTGGCAGCCATGCTCGCTGCGCTGTCCGGCTTTGCCCTGCCTGCCAGCGCCGCGCAAGTGCTGCGCAACCTGGTCAGCATCGAGGGCGTGCGCGACAACCCGCTGGTCGGCTACGGCCTCGTCGTGGGCCTGAACGGCAGCGGCGACACCACGCAGGTGAAGTTTTCCAGCCAGTCCGTGGTCAACATGCTCAAGCAGTTCGGCGTGAAAATGCCGGACGGCGCCGAATCGAAAAGCAAGAACGTCGCCACCGTCATGGTCAGCGCCGTGTTTCCTCCGGGATACCGCCGTGGCCAGGCCATCGACGTGACCGTATCGTCCTTGGGCGATGCGAAAAGCTTGCGCGGCGGCACCTTGCTGCTGACGCAATTGCGCGCGGCCGACAATGAAACGTATGCGCTGGCGCAAGGCAACGTCGTCGTCGGCGGCTTGAACGCCACCGGCAAGAGCGGTTCGTCCGTCACCGTCAACACGCCCACCTCGGGCCGCATTCCCAACGGCGGCAACATCGAGCGCGAAATCCTCAGCGATTTCTCGACCAAGCCGACCGTCACCCTGAATCTGCGCCACCCGCATTTCGAGACGGCCATCAATATCGTCGAAGCCGTCAACCGCCGCTTTGGCGCCGTCGCCACCACCAGCGACGCCACCAGCGTGGAAGTGCTGGCGCCGGAAAACCCGACCCAGCGCGTGGCCTTCATGGCCAAGCTCGAAGCCTTGAGCGTCGATGTCGGCGTCGATACGCCGAAGGTGGTCTTCAATTCGCGCACGGGCACCGTGGTCATCGCGGAAGGCTTGCGCGTGAAAGCGGCCGCCGTCACGCATGGCTCGCTCAAGGTCGTCATTTCCGAAAGCTCGGCCGTCAGCCAGCCGGCACCGTTCGGCCGCGGCCAGACCACCGTCACGCCGCAATCCAAAGTGTCCGTCGACCAGGGCAACGGCAATATGTTCAAATGGCCTGCCGGCGCCAAGCTGCAATCGATCATCGACGTGGTCAACAGCCTGGGCGCCTCGCCCGATGACATCATGGCAATTCTGCAAGCCCTCGACCAGGCGGGAGCCATCGAAGGCGAACTGGTGGTGATCTAA
- the flgH gene encoding flagellar basal body L-ring protein FlgH, translated as MKAALKAGAALLLILAAGCASQPVAPLAPSFSDTPLPVAPRSAARGGVAGGVFNPDAGLALTSDSRAFRVGDVVTVALQETTQASKKAGTSFNKGSSVGVQAANILGKTFPKTGIDLSADRNFAGDSTSTQQNALSGAITVIVQEVLPNGLLRVQGEKTLTLNQGEEFVRLRGYLRAADIDSNNQVSSLRIANAQIAYSGQGTLAEANKPGWLTRFFVGPWMPF; from the coding sequence ATGAAGGCCGCACTGAAAGCCGGAGCGGCCCTGCTGCTGATCCTGGCGGCCGGTTGCGCCAGCCAGCCGGTGGCCCCTCTGGCGCCCAGCTTTTCCGATACGCCGCTGCCCGTGGCGCCGCGCAGCGCTGCGCGCGGCGGCGTGGCCGGCGGCGTCTTCAATCCCGATGCGGGCCTGGCCCTGACTTCCGACAGCCGCGCTTTCCGCGTCGGCGACGTCGTCACGGTGGCCCTGCAGGAAACCACGCAGGCGAGCAAGAAGGCGGGCACCTCGTTCAACAAGGGTTCGTCCGTCGGCGTGCAGGCGGCCAATATCCTCGGCAAGACCTTCCCCAAGACGGGCATCGACCTGTCTGCCGACCGCAACTTCGCCGGCGACTCGACCAGCACGCAGCAAAACGCGCTGTCCGGCGCCATCACGGTAATCGTGCAGGAAGTGCTGCCGAACGGCTTGCTGCGCGTGCAGGGCGAAAAAACCCTGACCCTGAACCAGGGCGAGGAATTCGTGCGCCTGCGCGGCTACCTGCGCGCGGCCGATATCGATTCCAACAACCAGGTGTCATCGTTGCGCATCGCCAATGCGCAGATCGCCTATTCCGGCCAGGGCACCCTGGCCGAAGCCAACAAACCAGGCTGGCTGACGCGTTTCTTCGTCGGCCCATGGATGCCGTTTTAA
- the flgG gene encoding flagellar basal-body rod protein FlgG, with translation MNPAMWISKTGVQAQDAKLQAIANNLANVNTVGFKRDRVVFEDLFYQVEQQPGTQRADNTLSPSGVQLGNGTHMVGTQKVFTTGSLQTTSREFDVAITGNGFLQVLRPNGEAAYTRAGQLGINENGVMVNAQGLPLVPQITVPNNATAITIGENGMVTATVPGNVAGTELGQLNLSSFVNPTGLLALGENLFQETASSGTPTEGRPGEGALGKLKQFALEGSNVQVVEEMVDMIAAQRTYEMNTKVLSAADNMLQYLAQAAR, from the coding sequence ATGAATCCAGCAATGTGGATCAGCAAGACCGGCGTGCAGGCACAAGATGCCAAACTGCAAGCCATCGCGAATAACCTGGCCAACGTCAATACGGTCGGCTTCAAGCGCGACCGCGTCGTCTTCGAAGACCTGTTTTACCAGGTCGAGCAGCAGCCGGGCACGCAACGCGCCGACAACACCCTCTCGCCATCGGGCGTACAGCTGGGTAACGGTACGCACATGGTCGGCACGCAAAAGGTGTTTACCACCGGCAGCCTGCAAACGACCAGCCGCGAATTCGACGTCGCCATCACCGGCAACGGTTTCCTGCAAGTGCTGCGCCCGAACGGCGAAGCGGCCTACACGCGCGCCGGCCAGCTGGGCATCAATGAAAATGGCGTGATGGTCAACGCCCAGGGCTTGCCCCTGGTGCCGCAGATCACCGTGCCGAACAACGCCACGGCCATCACCATCGGTGAAAACGGCATGGTCACGGCCACCGTGCCGGGCAATGTCGCCGGTACCGAACTGGGCCAGCTGAACCTCTCCAGCTTCGTCAACCCGACCGGCCTGCTGGCACTCGGTGAAAACCTGTTCCAGGAAACGGCATCGAGCGGCACGCCGACGGAAGGCCGTCCCGGCGAAGGCGCCCTGGGCAAATTGAAGCAATTCGCGCTGGAAGGCTCGAACGTGCAAGTGGTCGAAGAGATGGTCGACATGATCGCTGCCCAGCGCACCTATGAAATGAATACCAAGGTGCTGTCGGCCGCCGACAATATGCTGCAATACCTGGCGCAAGCGGCACGTTGA
- a CDS encoding flagellar basal body rod protein FlgF: protein MDALIYTAMSGADRALRAQQVHANNLANIETGGFRANLEVSTAQPLQNGYGYDDRHMTQTQSSAIGTRTGAIKETGRELDVAVTGPGFLAVQWQNGEAYTRAGAMDLDETGALTINGRPVLGEGGPITIPEHTSLSIGGDGTISIQVPGTAQMQTVDKLKLVNAEAGELTKNEAGLIVARGGEDLQADPTVRIRDRHLEGSNVSAVEEMVATMSLNRSFEMQMKVFKASDSMTESGNRLLGA, encoded by the coding sequence ATGGATGCGCTGATTTATACCGCCATGAGCGGGGCCGACCGTGCCCTGCGGGCACAGCAGGTACACGCCAACAACCTGGCCAACATCGAAACGGGCGGCTTCCGCGCCAACCTGGAAGTGTCCACTGCCCAGCCGTTGCAAAACGGCTATGGCTACGACGACCGCCACATGACGCAGACGCAGTCGAGCGCCATCGGCACGCGCACGGGCGCCATCAAGGAAACGGGACGCGAACTCGACGTGGCAGTCACGGGCCCCGGCTTTCTCGCGGTACAGTGGCAAAACGGCGAAGCCTACACGCGCGCCGGCGCCATGGACCTCGATGAAACGGGCGCGCTGACCATCAACGGCCGGCCGGTGCTGGGCGAAGGCGGTCCGATCACGATTCCCGAGCACACCAGCCTGTCGATCGGCGGCGATGGCACGATTTCCATCCAGGTGCCGGGCACTGCGCAAATGCAGACGGTCGACAAGCTCAAGCTGGTCAACGCCGAAGCGGGCGAGCTGACCAAGAACGAAGCGGGCCTCATCGTGGCGCGCGGCGGCGAAGACCTGCAAGCTGATCCGACGGTACGCATCCGCGACCGCCATCTGGAAGGCAGCAACGTCTCGGCCGTCGAGGAAATGGTCGCCACCATGAGCCTGAACCGCAGTTTCGAGATGCAGATGAAAGTTTTCAAGGCCAGCGATTCCATGACGGAATCGGGCAACCGCCTGCTGGGCGCTTAA
- a CDS encoding flagellar hook protein FlgE yields MSFDIALSGIQSINQQLNSTSNNIANAGTYGFKSSRANFSAMYAGSRATGTEIGSLTQSMSLNGGVLNTGRALDAAIDGRGYFVTRDAQNTMTYSRVGIFSASNEGKLIDANGRLVQGYAAVKGSTTLGTMGDMLIPTGQIPAVASTKLAYAANMSSEWTVKTPPFNKTNELSYNSAKSSIVYDSLGAKHSLGQYFVKTATGVDVHYTFDNADVTPVTSMTFDTNGKLVTGTGATPVLPTPPGAAPLSVVIDYTGTTQFAGEATTSTDRADGYASGTYTGVELADDGSVVAKYTNGQKQSIGVIALATFPDEGALTAVNDTSWVASTTSGTAMYDRPGVGMAGKLVTSSLEQSNVDITSELVGLMTSQRNYQANSKVISTENAMLQSLMQAL; encoded by the coding sequence ATGAGTTTCGACATCGCCCTGTCCGGTATCCAGTCCATCAACCAACAGTTGAACAGCACCAGTAACAATATCGCCAACGCCGGCACCTACGGCTTCAAGAGCAGCCGCGCCAACTTTTCGGCCATGTACGCCGGTTCGCGCGCCACGGGCACGGAAATCGGCTCGCTGACGCAAAGCATGTCGCTCAATGGCGGCGTGCTGAACACGGGCCGCGCGCTTGACGCGGCCATCGATGGCCGCGGCTATTTCGTCACGCGCGATGCGCAGAACACCATGACCTACAGCCGCGTCGGTATCTTTTCGGCCAGCAATGAAGGCAAGCTGATCGATGCGAATGGCCGCCTGGTGCAGGGCTATGCCGCCGTCAAGGGCAGCACCACCTTGGGCACCATGGGCGACATGCTCATTCCAACGGGCCAGATTCCCGCCGTGGCCTCGACCAAGCTGGCGTATGCCGCCAATATGTCGTCCGAATGGACCGTGAAAACGCCGCCGTTCAACAAGACCAACGAACTGAGCTACAACAGCGCCAAGTCCTCGATCGTCTACGATTCGCTGGGTGCCAAGCACTCGCTGGGCCAGTATTTCGTCAAGACGGCAACGGGCGTGGACGTGCACTACACCTTCGACAACGCCGATGTGACGCCGGTGACGAGCATGACCTTCGACACGAACGGCAAGCTGGTGACCGGCACGGGCGCCACGCCAGTGCTGCCGACGCCGCCTGGCGCGGCGCCGCTGTCGGTCGTCATCGACTACACGGGCACCACCCAGTTCGCCGGCGAAGCCACCACCTCGACCGACCGCGCCGACGGCTATGCCTCGGGCACCTACACGGGCGTGGAACTGGCCGATGACGGCTCCGTCGTGGCGAAATACACGAACGGCCAAAAACAGAGCATCGGCGTGATCGCCCTGGCTACCTTCCCTGATGAAGGCGCATTGACGGCCGTCAACGATACCAGCTGGGTCGCCTCGACCACCTCCGGCACCGCCATGTATGACCGTCCGGGCGTCGGCATGGCCGGCAAACTGGTGACGAGCTCGCTGGAACAGTCGAACGTCGACATCACCTCCGAACTGGTGGGGCTGATGACGTCGCAGCGTAACTACCAGGCCAACTCGAAGGTCATCTCGACCGAGAACGCCATGCTGCAATCGCTGATGCAAGCGCTGTAA
- a CDS encoding flagellar hook capping FlgD N-terminal domain-containing protein: METNLFTNNTSGSNSGSNAVKSQSNATQDMFTKLLVAQIKNQDPLAPTDPSQFVNQLTQQAQTEAMQNLSALTSANASVLQSMQVLALGAQVGSEVMVNSETVQLDKSKVSGSIALAAGTTKTTVTLKGIDDKEYKIELGAKGAGTVPFTIDPVALGLPAGTYTMAVTTSGTEKPTVDIAGKLNSVRLSAGGSMILSVSNLGEVNPGAITGFNGKTA; the protein is encoded by the coding sequence ATGGAAACCAATCTCTTTACAAACAACACCAGTGGCAGCAACAGCGGCAGCAATGCCGTCAAGTCGCAAAGCAATGCTACCCAGGATATGTTCACCAAATTGCTGGTGGCCCAGATCAAGAACCAGGATCCCCTCGCACCGACCGATCCGAGCCAGTTCGTCAATCAATTGACGCAGCAGGCGCAGACGGAAGCGATGCAAAATCTGTCGGCGCTGACCAGCGCCAATGCCAGCGTGCTGCAATCGATGCAAGTGCTGGCCCTGGGCGCGCAAGTGGGCTCCGAAGTGATGGTCAACAGCGAAACGGTCCAGCTCGACAAGAGCAAGGTCAGCGGCAGCATCGCGCTCGCGGCCGGCACCACCAAGACCACGGTGACCCTGAAAGGCATCGACGACAAGGAATACAAGATCGAACTGGGCGCCAAAGGTGCCGGCACGGTACCGTTTACCATCGATCCCGTGGCCCTGGGCTTGCCTGCTGGCACCTATACCATGGCGGTGACGACCAGTGGCACCGAAAAACCGACGGTCGACATCGCAGGCAAGCTCAATAGCGTGCGCCTGTCGGCCGGCGGCAGCATGATTCTGAGCGTGTCGAACCTGGGCGAAGTCAACCCTGGCGCGATCACCGGTTTTAACGGTAAGACGGCCTGA
- the flgC gene encoding flagellar basal body rod protein FlgC: MSFQDISKIAGSAMAAQTVRLNTIASNLANADSVAGSEGETYRARKPVFAAVMDGPGASGAGGRVQVLDVVQSDEPLRKVYEPGHPMANADGMVFYPNVNQVAEMTDMMSASRAFETNVEVLGRIKSMQQSLLKLGEA, from the coding sequence ATGAGCTTCCAGGATATTTCCAAGATCGCCGGTTCGGCGATGGCGGCGCAAACCGTGCGCCTCAATACCATCGCCAGCAACCTGGCCAATGCCGATTCCGTGGCCGGTTCCGAAGGCGAAACCTACCGCGCGCGCAAGCCCGTATTTGCGGCCGTGATGGATGGCCCCGGTGCCAGCGGCGCCGGTGGAAGAGTGCAGGTGCTCGACGTGGTGCAAAGCGACGAGCCACTGCGCAAGGTGTATGAACCGGGCCACCCGATGGCCAATGCCGATGGCATGGTGTTCTACCCCAACGTCAATCAGGTGGCCGAAATGACCGACATGATGTCGGCGTCGCGCGCGTTTGAAACCAATGTCGAAGTTCTGGGCCGCATCAAGTCGATGCAGCAATCGCTCCTCAAATTAGGTGAAGCATAA
- the flgB gene encoding flagellar basal body rod protein FlgB: MGINFKDALGVHADALALRADRTRVLAANIANENTPGFQAMDMDFGSALQQLQDNEAGLLSTDDDASALYRVPYHPSRDGNTVEIGVEQAAFSQNATDFQTSLTFVNMKLKGLSKAISGQ; encoded by the coding sequence ATGGGGATTAATTTCAAGGATGCGCTGGGCGTGCACGCCGATGCGCTCGCGCTGCGTGCCGACCGCACACGCGTACTGGCCGCCAACATCGCCAATGAAAACACGCCCGGCTTCCAGGCCATGGACATGGATTTCGGCAGCGCCCTGCAGCAGCTGCAGGACAACGAAGCCGGCCTGCTGTCGACCGATGACGATGCCAGCGCCCTGTACCGCGTCCCCTATCACCCCAGCCGCGACGGCAATACCGTCGAAATCGGCGTCGAGCAGGCGGCGTTCTCGCAGAATGCCACCGACTTCCAGACCAGCCTGACTTTCGTCAACATGAAACTGAAGGGTCTGTCCAAGGCCATTTCCGGACAATAA
- the flgA gene encoding flagellar basal body P-ring formation chaperone FlgA: MPADNIFSRVEQLAREQLAQQAASAGLLEPQFQVTVVKSTRPVPACAAPVALETADSRSAQRMRFVAVCPGSNGWRYEMLARGSITAQVAVTSVPVTANTPLQAGDVTLARRDVTMVPDSIASLPGAVGLSSRRSLRAGEVLRQGQLASPVLIKRGSAVNIVARKEQVEVSMAGEAMDPGALGEVIRVRNATSGTVIRARVVDAGVVEPAELPGR; this comes from the coding sequence TTGCCAGCCGACAATATATTTTCGCGTGTGGAACAATTGGCGCGCGAGCAATTGGCGCAGCAGGCAGCCTCGGCCGGATTGCTGGAACCGCAGTTTCAAGTCACCGTGGTAAAAAGCACGCGCCCCGTGCCGGCGTGCGCGGCGCCCGTTGCGCTGGAAACGGCGGACAGCCGCTCGGCGCAGCGCATGCGCTTTGTCGCAGTGTGTCCTGGGAGCAACGGTTGGCGTTATGAAATGCTGGCGCGCGGCAGCATCACGGCCCAGGTGGCCGTCACCAGCGTCCCCGTCACGGCCAATACGCCGTTGCAGGCGGGCGACGTGACCCTGGCGCGGCGCGACGTGACGATGGTGCCCGACAGTATTGCCTCCTTGCCCGGCGCCGTTGGCCTGTCGAGCCGGCGCAGTTTGCGTGCCGGCGAAGTGTTGCGTCAGGGACAACTGGCATCGCCCGTGCTGATCAAGCGGGGCAGTGCGGTGAATATCGTGGCGCGCAAGGAGCAGGTGGAAGTGAGCATGGCCGGCGAAGCGATGGACCCGGGCGCGCTGGGCGAGGTGATTCGCGTGCGCAACGCCACCAGCGGCACGGTGATACGTGCCAGGGTGGTCGATGCGGGCGTGGTGGAACCGGCCGAACTTCCCGGCCGTTAA
- a CDS encoding glycoside hydrolase family 73 protein: MRQADFLTTRATAATPSTAATSAVQSNMRATDATSSSGNFSSVFRQVQGEVARFIEQGGGNATSLNPQGRAYLEQSQPVNVLGSINQGGEIGEVQQQFLASIKPWTQETGARLGVAPEIVAAHAALESGWGQRPLRQGTGADTNNLFGIKAGGKWQGDVASNVTTEYEAGSGTALKKTERFRSYPDQASAFRDYAQVLLDNPRYRAALNTGADAGAFAQGLARGGYATDPNYAAKLTQLATRLQRTAAAD, from the coding sequence ATGCGCCAGGCTGATTTCCTGACAACCCGCGCCACGGCGGCAACGCCGTCGACGGCAGCCACGTCCGCCGTGCAGAGCAATATGCGCGCCACCGACGCCACCAGTTCCAGCGGCAACTTCAGCAGCGTGTTCCGGCAAGTACAGGGCGAAGTGGCCCGCTTCATCGAACAGGGCGGCGGCAATGCCACCAGCCTGAACCCGCAAGGCCGCGCCTACCTGGAACAGAGCCAGCCCGTCAATGTGCTGGGCAGCATCAACCAGGGCGGAGAAATCGGCGAAGTACAGCAGCAATTTCTCGCCTCGATCAAGCCGTGGACGCAAGAAACGGGCGCGCGCCTGGGCGTGGCGCCGGAAATCGTCGCCGCCCACGCGGCACTGGAATCGGGCTGGGGCCAGCGTCCGCTGCGCCAGGGCACGGGGGCGGACACGAATAATCTGTTCGGCATCAAGGCCGGCGGCAAATGGCAGGGCGACGTGGCCAGCAATGTCACCACCGAATACGAGGCGGGCAGCGGCACGGCCCTGAAGAAAACGGAACGTTTCCGCAGCTACCCGGACCAGGCCAGCGCTTTCCGCGACTATGCGCAGGTCTTGCTCGACAATCCGCGCTACCGCGCCGCCCTGAACACGGGTGCCGACGCGGGCGCCTTCGCGCAGGGCCTGGCGCGCGGCGGCTATGCCACCGATCCGAATTACGCCGCCAAGCTGACGCAGCTGGCGACGCGTCTGCAGCGCACGGCCGCCGCAGACTGA
- the flgN gene encoding flagellar export chaperone FlgN, whose amino-acid sequence MTAARKGITRQEAVRRVLQGMKDDSIGYAALQTLLEEQFQATLHHRSAQLTALADQVIAAVEPLDARRRQRVSLVTALLGPQGDMAQLFALLQEDARTSAERDWAALEQMVLECKRLNARNSDLLTEQYSIMQRVLHGEEDTYAPG is encoded by the coding sequence GTGACCGCAGCGCGCAAGGGCATCACGCGCCAGGAAGCCGTGCGCCGCGTGCTGCAAGGCATGAAAGACGACAGTATCGGCTATGCCGCCCTGCAAACCTTATTGGAAGAGCAATTCCAGGCCACCCTGCACCACCGCAGCGCGCAGCTGACGGCGCTGGCCGACCAGGTCATCGCCGCCGTCGAACCGCTCGATGCGCGCCGCCGCCAGCGGGTCAGCCTCGTCACGGCCCTGCTGGGCCCGCAAGGCGACATGGCCCAATTGTTTGCGCTGTTGCAAGAAGACGCGCGTACGAGCGCCGAACGCGACTGGGCCGCGCTCGAGCAGATGGTGCTTGAATGCAAACGCCTGAACGCCCGCAACAGTGATTTATTAACAGAGCAGTACAGCATCATGCAGCGCGTGCTGCATGGCGAGGAAGATACGTATGCGCCAGGCTGA
- the flgM gene encoding flagellar biosynthesis anti-sigma factor FlgM yields MKISSGNTGAAVRSSAVAPAEAIAENAGAAGAMGGSSAGTELQSAVLQPAMAALRAMPEIDHERVAMLRDALAKGELPFDPSKLAGLIQRFHGGES; encoded by the coding sequence ATGAAAATCTCCTCCGGCAATACCGGTGCTGCCGTGCGCAGCAGCGCCGTCGCGCCGGCCGAGGCGATCGCCGAGAACGCGGGCGCCGCCGGCGCCATGGGCGGCTCGTCGGCCGGGACGGAATTGCAATCGGCCGTGCTGCAACCGGCCATGGCCGCCCTGCGCGCCATGCCCGAGATCGACCACGAGCGCGTGGCCATGCTGCGCGATGCGCTGGCCAAGGGCGAATTGCCGTTCGATCCGTCAAAACTGGCAGGCTTGATCCAGCGTTTCCACGGCGGTGAATCGTGA
- a CDS encoding flagellar motor protein MotB has translation MLKPHEKHEQAIIKRAGRKHDDDGHGGAWKVAFADFCLALLSLFLVLWLMAAREQQAMKEIMMDASASSRQGEGQGVMPEQSGGPRGSLIERFPMPRKGSGDTRTEGKQMQDGKAGSAPQNQTKVSYQSPEDLMALSRALDKLSDEAGLKSNLQSVITPYGLRVMLHDTDKQGMFVRGSAVPTDRFRKLLRQMGPVFAQMENQMLIVGHTDSLQYANNGYEGYSNWTLSANRAMSARAQLLIGSMSPDSVLQVVGMADRAPLDVKNASAGINRRIELLILTRGQADSIAAMFGMAGQKPQGDELQVGEPDAGTLQRLREKLGLPAKKERDEHAN, from the coding sequence GTGCTAAAGCCGCATGAGAAACATGAACAGGCCATCATCAAGCGTGCTGGCCGCAAGCATGACGACGATGGCCATGGCGGCGCCTGGAAAGTAGCATTCGCCGACTTTTGCCTGGCCCTGCTGTCGCTGTTCCTCGTGCTGTGGCTGATGGCCGCGCGCGAGCAGCAGGCAATGAAGGAAATCATGATGGATGCGTCGGCCAGCAGCCGCCAGGGCGAAGGCCAGGGCGTCATGCCGGAACAGAGTGGCGGTCCGCGCGGCAGCCTGATCGAGCGCTTCCCCATGCCCCGCAAGGGCTCGGGCGACACGCGCACGGAAGGCAAGCAGATGCAGGACGGCAAAGCCGGCTCCGCGCCGCAAAACCAGACCAAGGTCAGCTACCAGTCGCCGGAAGACTTGATGGCATTGTCGCGCGCGCTCGACAAGCTCAGCGACGAAGCGGGACTCAAGAGCAACCTGCAATCCGTGATCACGCCATACGGCTTGCGCGTCATGCTGCACGATACGGACAAGCAAGGCATGTTCGTGCGCGGCAGCGCCGTGCCGACCGACCGCTTCCGCAAGCTGCTGCGCCAGATGGGTCCCGTGTTTGCGCAAATGGAAAACCAGATGCTGATCGTCGGCCACACGGATTCCTTGCAATACGCCAATAACGGCTATGAAGGCTATTCGAACTGGACCCTGTCGGCCAACCGCGCCATGTCGGCGCGAGCGCAATTGCTGATCGGCAGCATGAGTCCGGACAGCGTGCTGCAAGTGGTGGGCATGGCCGACCGCGCGCCGCTGGACGTGAAAAACGCCAGCGCCGGCATCAACCGCCGCATCGAACTGTTAATATTGACGCGTGGCCAGGCAGACAGCATCGCCGCCATGTTCGGCATGGCCGGGCAAAAGCCGCAAGGCGACGAACTGCAAGTGGGTGAACCGGATGCGGGCACCTTGCAGCGCCTGCGCGAAAAACTGGGCCTGCCCGCAAAGAAGGAGCGGGATGAGCATGCAAATTAA
- the motA gene encoding flagellar motor stator protein MotA has translation MVIIGILIVMGCVFGGFALMGGTVHAIWQPVELIIIIGAAVGALVLGNPKHVLGEMLHQMRKIVTHKKQGSEFQRQLLLLMYELLQTAAGGLKALDAHVEAPRESALFQRYPLVLEEPKLLAFIVDNFRLMAMGKINAHELEGVLEQELEAIHDELLQPSKSLHKIAEAMPGFGILAAVLGIVMAMNSVADGADAAEISEKVGAAMVGTFIGIFFCYGVLDPMCNMMKQLVGEEGSTMECVKVVLVTHVAGKPPLLAIDAGRRLVQLNIKPSFAQLESWINALEDGGAEQEQGQGRGGRRAKAA, from the coding sequence ATGGTAATTATCGGTATCTTAATCGTGATGGGGTGTGTATTCGGAGGCTTCGCCCTGATGGGCGGCACCGTCCACGCGATCTGGCAACCGGTCGAGTTGATCATCATCATCGGCGCCGCCGTTGGCGCCCTGGTGCTGGGCAATCCCAAGCATGTACTCGGTGAAATGCTGCACCAGATGCGCAAGATCGTCACGCACAAGAAGCAAGGCTCGGAATTCCAGCGCCAGTTGCTGCTGCTGATGTATGAACTGCTGCAAACGGCCGCCGGCGGCCTTAAGGCGCTCGATGCCCACGTCGAGGCACCGCGCGAAAGCGCCCTGTTCCAGCGCTATCCGCTGGTGCTGGAAGAGCCGAAGCTGCTGGCCTTCATCGTCGACAACTTCCGTTTGATGGCGATGGGCAAGATCAACGCGCATGAGCTCGAAGGCGTGCTGGAGCAGGAACTGGAAGCCATCCACGACGAGTTGCTGCAACCGTCGAAGTCCCTGCACAAGATCGCCGAAGCCATGCCAGGTTTCGGTATCCTGGCTGCCGTTCTGGGCATCGTGATGGCCATGAATTCCGTGGCCGACGGCGCCGATGCGGCGGAAATTTCGGAAAAAGTGGGTGCCGCCATGGTCGGTACCTTCATCGGCATCTTCTTTTGCTACGGCGTGCTCGATCCGATGTGCAACATGATGAAGCAATTGGTGGGCGAGGAAGGCTCGACCATGGAGTGCGTGAAGGTCGTGCTGGTCACGCACGTGGCGGGCAAGCCGCCCCTGCTGGCGATCGATGCGGGCCGCCGCCTGGTGCAGCTGAACATCAAGCCGAGCTTCGCCCAGCTGGAAAGCTGGATCAATGCGCTGGAAGATGGCGGCGCAGAACAAGAGCAGGGCCAAGGCCGGGGAGGCCGCCGTGCTAAAGCCGCATGA